Part of the Sulfurovum sp. TSL6 genome, ACGTATAGAAGATACGGATAAAGAGCGAAACATCACTGGCAAAGATACTGAGATCATGGAGATCCTTGAGAAGTTCGCGCTTCCTCACGACAGCGTCTCTCACCAGAGTGAGAACCTTCATATACACCAAACACTGGCGATCAGACTCCTTGAAGAGAAAAAAGCATTTGTCTGTACCTGTACACCCAAAGAGATCGAGGCAGACAGAGAAGAGGCAAAACAGAATAATGTGGCTTACAACTACAGCGGACGGTGTTCAACTGTAGGTGCAGAAGAGCTAAAAAAACTCAAAGAAGATAAGACACCATTTGTCGTGCGTATCAAAAAACCTGATGCACCGATAATCAACCATGACCTTATCAAGGGAGATATTGAGACTGCACCCAATGAAGTAGACTCTTTTGTCATTTTAAAAAGTGACGGAACACCTACTTATAACTTTGCTTGTGCCTGTGATGATATGATCTCAGGGATCAGTCTCATCATCCGTAGTGAGGACCACCTCTCAAACACTCCGAAACAAACACATATCAAAACACTTCTTGGTTATGAGCAGGAGACAGAGTACGCACATTTGCCTATCATACTTAACAGTAAAGGTGAGAAGATGGATATGCAGGATGATGCCAGCTCGATCAAGTGGCTTTTTGAGCAGGGATTCATACCCGATGCGATCGTCAACTACCTGATCTCACTTGGCAACGAAACACCCACAGAGATCTTTACCATGCCTGAGGCACTCGAATGGTTTGATCTGAGCAAACTTTCCAAATCACCTGTAAAGTTTGACATAGATACACTCCGTTTTATCAACGCAGAACACCTTAAACGTCTGGATGACAAACTTCTCTCTACACTCTTTGGTTTTGCAGATGAAGACATCGGAAAACTGGCTAAGCTCTACCTTGAAGAGGCAAGTACGATCAACGAACTTGAATCGAAGATCAACCCTATCTTTGCACCTAAAAATTTTGAAGGTGAATGGAGTGCCCAGATGCACACCCTAGAAGACATCATCCATAATGCTCCTATGATAAATGACTTTAACGCATTTAAAGCACACCTTATGAAAGAGAGTGGACTGGAAGGGAAGAACTTCTTTACACCCTTAAGACTCATTCTTACAGGTGCGGAACATGGACCTGAACTTTCCCAGATCTATTCGCTTATCAAACCATACTTACTGGAGGTAGCATCATGAATGCTCTTATCTACGCCATTGTACAAACTTTACACACAGTACTGAATCTTTATATCTGGATCGTGATCATTGCTGCACTGTTAAGTTTTGTACGACCTGATCCCTATAACCCTATCGTGCAGGTACTTCACCGTTTAACAGAACCTGTCCTAAGCTTTATCAGACGTAAAATGCCATTTGTTGTACTTTCAGGTATCGATCTCTCACCCTTGGTTGTGATCTTAGGTCTACAACTCATTGACAATTTTATGATGCGTGCTGTACTCGGATAATACATGCGCGTGAAGTTTCTTTTTCTTTTATTGCTGCTTGTACTCTCTATGGGTACATCCACACTGCATGCGAAAAAGTTCACCTACGAACAGATCCACAAGATGCCAAAGAGTATAGAAAAAGATTACTATATCTGGCGTTTTCTTTCACAGACCAACACTACAGCTGCTGAAGCCAAAAAGATCATCTATGAAGCAAGCAGACTCAATACAAAGCTTCGAAAAGCTTACAATAACAGAACCGGATCAACTGTTGAACTCCCAAAGATCACAGCAACCGGAGAAACAAACAAAAACTGGAGAAGAAGAAGCAAAGCTCACAAAAGTTTCAAGCATGGGCTTGCTCTGATGCAGCAAAGAAAGCCTAAGCAGGCAGCAGATTATTTTGAGGATGCTAGCAAAAATTATGTACAGCGTTATGACATAGACAAGTCTCTCTTCTGGCTCTATTTGAGTACCAAAGAGGATGAATACATCAAACTTTTACGTGAGAGCTGTGATGTCAATATCTATACATTAATGGCAGCAGACACGATAAACGGAAGATATCCAAAAACCATTACAGAATCCCTTTGGAAAAGTAGTACATGGGGGTTTGATATCGAAGACCCTATCTGTTGGGCTAAAGTCAAACAGAAGATGCATTCAGGTGTTGACCTGGATGATCTGGCAGAGGATCATAAGTCTCAAGAAACGATCGGAATCTATACCTACCTCAAAGCCAAGGCCTGTAACTATACGGAGTCTTACTTCCCCATGCCTTACCGTAAGGCCATGAAACATATGACACCGGAAAGACAAGCACTTATCTATGCTATAGCAAGACAAGAGAGTCGTTTTGTACCGGCTTCTGTCTCACGTTCCTTTGCATTGGGTATGATGCAGTTTATGCCATTTCTCATCGAACATGTTTCCAAAGAGAAAGGTGAGAAGATAGATTATGATGAGATATTCAATCCCTACAAGGCCATAGAGTATGCAGATTACCACCTTGACTATCTTACCAAGTACCTTTACCATCCACTTTTCATAGCCTATGCTTACAATGGAGGTATAGGCTTTACAAGAAGACATATAACTAAAAAACAAAACTTCAGAAGAGGTCCTTATGAACCCTATATGAGTATGGAAAAAATGGAAAACGAAGAAGCTAGAGAATATGGAAAAAAGGTTCTGGCAAATTATGTCATCTATCTCAATAAACTTGGGGTGACAACACGTATATTTCCACTTTTAAGCGTACTGGCCTCACCTTCTGAAACCGATAAATTCAGGAAGTAATATAAAAAACACTGACTATTAAAACGCTTCTTTGGTCAATACATATTTCGCCACTTTGGCAAAGTGTAACGTACCTTTTCCGTAGCGTTTGCTCTCAAAGAGAAGTGTGATCTTTTTATTTGACTCATGGGGAAAAGTAACAAGATAATAACTGCTCCACGGGGTCACAAAAGATAAATCTTTTAATCGTTCATCCTTCAAACTCAGTGCTTTGATCTCTTTAGCTTTTTTTCCATTCAGAGTTAAGGTATTTTCCTCAGAATGTAACGCTCCTGATGCTTTACCTTCCATAGACAATCCCACGATAAAAACTTCATCTCGCGTATCATTATTTTCAAAATTCGGAGTATAGAGATAGGTTGCAGTTAACATGACTTTTGTCACATTATCCTGGTAGAGTTGTGTCTTTTCTGTTTTTTGTAACTGCTTATGATACGTCACTTTTTCACTATAGCCCTGGATCAGATCTGTCTCTTGTTTGGATGTGCAGCCAAGCAGGAGAGCAATGGCTATGAACGATAAACAGGATCTAACCATGTGCACTCCTTGTAATTAATACGGATTTTAACATACATTCAATAAAGATTTATGTATAATTCATTTAATCATCATTCAAGGAAATCATACTGTGAGTAAAAGAGTTGCTGTTGCATTTACCGGTCCATCAAACAGTGGGAAAACCACTCTGGTAGAAAAAGTTGCACAAATATTGATAAAAGAACGTAAAGTAGCCATCATAAAAAATGATCCTAAAGACAAAGCACAGTTTGATGTAGAAGGAAAAGACAGCCATAAATTCTCACAAACAGGTGCAGAAGTCGTGGTCACTTCACCTACACGTACCACCTACTTCTCACAAAGAGAAAAAACATTGGACGATATCGTAGCCATGATCAATGACTTTGATATTCTACTTGTTGAAGGGCTTAAAACGCTTCCGCTGCCGCGTATTGCTGTTTTCAGAAACAAGATCGATGAAAGTTATTTTGCCTGCAGTGAAGCCATAGCGATTGATGACACTATAGACATTGCAAGCTATACTATACCGGAGAATATCGATATACTTGACCTGAATAACACTGCCCAGATCATAGAGTGGATCCATGAGCATGCACAACAATTATAAGTAAAAGAGGATAAAAGATGTTAACCATATTTGAAACCATAGAAAAAATTGCGATCAAAATAGACCATGCGATCAAAACAGAAGACCTAGGGTACAGTGACAGCTCAAACACATCTGGGGAAGATCAACTTAAACTGGATGTAAAAAGCGACTATATTGTAGAAGAAGCTTTTAAAGATGTCTCTCTTGTAAAAGCCTTGGTAAGTGAAGAAAAAGAAGGTGTCTTAGCGTTACATGATAATGGTAAATACACTGTCTGTTATGACCCTTTAGATGGTTCAAGCCTGGCAGATGTCAACCTCTCTGTAGGGTCTATCTTCGGTATCTATGAAGGTGAATTGAAAGCTGAAAATCTTGTAGCCTCTGCTTATGTTGTGTATGGTCCGCGTATTGAACTTGTAACAGCAAGAAAAGGTAGTAACCCGAAACATTACAGAGCACAGGAGGGTCTTTTCAACTTCATCTCCGAGATCACACTCGATGAAAAAGGAAAACTCAATGCTCCTGGCGGGACACAACAAAACTGGATCGAATATCACAAAACATTTGTAGATAGCCTTTTTGCTGAAGGGTACCGTCTCAGATACTCTGGCGGTATGGTACCCGACCTTCACCAGATCCTTTTAAAAGGTGGCGGGATCTTCTCATACCCTGCTACATCAGACAAACCAAATGGTAAACTCAGACAGCTTTTTGAAGTCATTCCTTTTGCTTTCATGTATGAACAGGCTGGTGGACAAGCCATTAATGATAAAGGGTTGAGACTGATGGAACTTATTCCAGGTCACCCGCATGATACAAGCCCTTGTTTCTTCGGTTCCAATTATGAGATCACTAAACTAAAAGATGCTTATGGGATCAAAGCGTAATGTCAGACCAAGTACTCGATGAGTGGCAAATTGCCCTAAAACAGAAAAAATCTGAACTAGAAGCCTGTCAAAAAGAGCATCAGCTAAAAAGCTGTATGCGTTGTGAAAAACTGCTTGATTGTGTCGTTCGTGATAGCTATATCCAAGCTGTCTATGACAGTATGAGTAAAGGTGCCGGTGGGGGATTTGAGTTCTAATAAGACTTTATCAACTTCAACTTCTCTGCCCTGCTCATCTTTTTTTTGATCTCATACTCACGTTTAGAAGCTGAACTTCTATCTGCGTACTCTTCGCTATAAACTAAGCTTACAGGTCTTCTGACACGTGTATATTTTGCCCCTTTATCCGAGCCGTTATGCTCTTCTATACGACGTTCCAATTCTGTAGCGATACCCGTATAAAGTGTCTCATCTGCACACTTTACTATATACACATAATACATCTCTTCTTTTTACTTCTCATCTTCAAGGGCATACGCTTTAAAATAGACACGTACCCAATCATACGAGACAAAAAATTTGTCTGAATATATTTCAGTTTTAATGAGTACATCTTTCTTTTTCACTTCATATTCACTGATAGATTTATAATAAAGTGTAATAATACTTGCTCTAGTGTTGATTTTATCACAATCTGCGATCTCTATATAATACTCTCGTTCCATATTTGTAAATTTATAGAACTCTTTATTTGCGATCTTATAACGCTTTTTATTATGAAGCCGTTTCTTTTTGATCTCTTCCCGTTTTTGAGTACTGAGTCTTTTTTCATTGAGTTTGTCTAAGATCTTCTTTTTTTCTTCTTCCGTAAATGATCTTTTTTTACCTTGGAGTTCCTCTTCTGCTCTTTGATGGATCAGTCTTTCTTCATTTAACCTATCCATGATCATTTTTTTTTCTTCAGCCGTGTAGGTTTCTTTTTTAGAGAAACTCTTTATATCTGTTATTTCACGTGAATGGTCATCCATGTTTGTCCTTTTAGATTGTTCCCACTCAATTCCCTCTTCTGGTATAATTATACATCATTAACATATAATTTTCTTTTCTCACCCATAATACAGCACTTTTTGGCTAAAATATTTACCAAATTTACTCTACAAACTCATTTGTTTAAGGAACTACACAATATGTCATGTCACAAAAAATCTTATATTACCACCCCGATCTATTACGTTAACGACATTGCCCACATCGGCCATGCGTATACAACTATCATTGCAGATACACTTGCACGTTATTCTCGTATGTCAGGATTGGAGACTTTCTTTCTGACCGGTACAGATGAACACGGACAAAAAATAGAAGAAGCTGCAAAAGCAAGAGGAAAAACGACCCAAGCCTATGCAGATGAGATCTCTGCCACTTTTAAAAACCTTTGGGATGATTTTGACATCTCTTATGATAAATTTATCAGAACCACAGATGCAGACCACATGAAAGGTGTACAAAAAGCCTTTTCGATCATGTATGAAAATGGTGATATTTATAAAGATACCTATAAGGGTCACTACTGTATCTCATGTGAAACCTTCTTCCCTAGCATACAATTAGTTGATGATGAGTTTTGTCCGGAGTGTGGAAAGAGCACGACTATAGTAGAAGAAGAAAGTTACTTTTTCAAACTCTCTAAATATCAGGATAAGCTGCTTCAATATTATGAAGAGCATCCAAATTTCATTTTACCAAAAAGTAAAAGAAATGAAGTGATCCGTTTTGTTGAAGGCGGACTCCAGGACCTTTCCATTACGCGTACAAGTTTTGACTGGGGTGTGAAACTGCCAGCAGAGATGGATGACCCTAAACATGTGATGTATGTATGGCTCGATGCACTTATGAACTATGTAACGGCACTGGGGTATGGGACT contains:
- the gltX gene encoding glutamate--tRNA ligase; translated protein: MLRFAPSPTGDMHIENLRVALFNYMTARQKDVNFIVRIEDTDKERNITGKDTEIMEILEKFALPHDSVSHQSENLHIHQTLAIRLLEEKKAFVCTCTPKEIEADREEAKQNNVAYNYSGRCSTVGAEELKKLKEDKTPFVVRIKKPDAPIINHDLIKGDIETAPNEVDSFVILKSDGTPTYNFACACDDMISGISLIIRSEDHLSNTPKQTHIKTLLGYEQETEYAHLPIILNSKGEKMDMQDDASSIKWLFEQGFIPDAIVNYLISLGNETPTEIFTMPEALEWFDLSKLSKSPVKFDIDTLRFINAEHLKRLDDKLLSTLFGFADEDIGKLAKLYLEEASTINELESKINPIFAPKNFEGEWSAQMHTLEDIIHNAPMINDFNAFKAHLMKESGLEGKNFFTPLRLILTGAEHGPELSQIYSLIKPYLLEVAS
- a CDS encoding YggT family protein, yielding MNALIYAIVQTLHTVLNLYIWIVIIAALLSFVRPDPYNPIVQVLHRLTEPVLSFIRRKMPFVVLSGIDLSPLVVILGLQLIDNFMMRAVLG
- a CDS encoding transglycosylase SLT domain-containing protein: MRVKFLFLLLLLVLSMGTSTLHAKKFTYEQIHKMPKSIEKDYYIWRFLSQTNTTAAEAKKIIYEASRLNTKLRKAYNNRTGSTVELPKITATGETNKNWRRRSKAHKSFKHGLALMQQRKPKQAADYFEDASKNYVQRYDIDKSLFWLYLSTKEDEYIKLLRESCDVNIYTLMAADTINGRYPKTITESLWKSSTWGFDIEDPICWAKVKQKMHSGVDLDDLAEDHKSQETIGIYTYLKAKACNYTESYFPMPYRKAMKHMTPERQALIYAIARQESRFVPASVSRSFALGMMQFMPFLIEHVSKEKGEKIDYDEIFNPYKAIEYADYHLDYLTKYLYHPLFIAYAYNGGIGFTRRHITKKQNFRRGPYEPYMSMEKMENEEAREYGKKVLANYVIYLNKLGVTTRIFPLLSVLASPSETDKFRK
- the mobB gene encoding molybdopterin-guanine dinucleotide biosynthesis protein B — its product is MSKRVAVAFTGPSNSGKTTLVEKVAQILIKERKVAIIKNDPKDKAQFDVEGKDSHKFSQTGAEVVVTSPTRTTYFSQREKTLDDIVAMINDFDILLVEGLKTLPLPRIAVFRNKIDESYFACSEAIAIDDTIDIASYTIPENIDILDLNNTAQIIEWIHEHAQQL
- a CDS encoding class 1 fructose-bisphosphatase, yielding MLTIFETIEKIAIKIDHAIKTEDLGYSDSSNTSGEDQLKLDVKSDYIVEEAFKDVSLVKALVSEEKEGVLALHDNGKYTVCYDPLDGSSLADVNLSVGSIFGIYEGELKAENLVASAYVVYGPRIELVTARKGSNPKHYRAQEGLFNFISEITLDEKGKLNAPGGTQQNWIEYHKTFVDSLFAEGYRLRYSGGMVPDLHQILLKGGGIFSYPATSDKPNGKLRQLFEVIPFAFMYEQAGGQAINDKGLRLMELIPGHPHDTSPCFFGSNYEITKLKDAYGIKA
- a CDS encoding GIY-YIG nuclease family protein, coding for MYYVYIVKCADETLYTGIATELERRIEEHNGSDKGAKYTRVRRPVSLVYSEEYADRSSASKREYEIKKKMSRAEKLKLIKSY